The following coding sequences are from one Peromyscus eremicus chromosome X, PerEre_H2_v1, whole genome shotgun sequence window:
- the LOC131898941 gene encoding periphilin-1-like — MINNFRRRLFYSSHYSRQRSPHKRGAPFLRESHVGGKDSLPSRFGSSLSSRSMMCSFHQSRHRCKERAIQYLKTSRDTVPSGSSSKVLKSPSRLTETEQADAASKWANENLKKSEENHLAEMSEFETGSKAPLCINQTEEPESNTRAGTELCEDSQLSSRSKAIASKITEIEKVYRQVCETFGMVVERLVEKDRSLEKSIQFAMKQSLHEIGEQHVEELKHFIMEYDNSTPDFGDTF; from the coding sequence ATGATAAACAACTTTAGAAGAAGACTTTTCTATTCTTCCCATTATTCAAGACAACGATCTCCCCATAAACGGGGCGCTCCTTTTTTGAGAGAATCACATGTGGGCGGGAAGGACTCCCTACCCAGCAGATTTGGCTCCAGTCTCAGCAGTAGAAGCATGATGTGCTCCTTCCATCAGTCTCGACATCGATGTAAAGAGAGAGCCATCCAGTatttgaaaacatcaagagatactGTGCCTTCAGGTTCTTCATCCAAGGTGTTAAAAAGCCCCAGCCGGCTGACTGAGACAGAACAGGCTGATGCTGCAAGCAAGTGGGCTAATGAAAATctcaagaagtcagaagaaaatcacTTGGCTGAAATGTCCGAGTTTGAGACGGGATCCAAGGCACCATTATGTATCAACCAGACAGAAGAACCCGAGTCCAACACAAGAGCTGGCACAGAATTGTGTGAAGACAGCCAGCTTAGCAGTCGCTCAAAAGCGATTGCATCAAAAATCACGGAGATTGAGAAGGTTTACCGACAAGTCTGTGAAACTTTCGGGATGGTGGTGGAAAGGCTGGTTGAAAAGGATCGTTCCTTAGAAAAATCTATACAGTTTGCAATGAAGCAGAGTTTGCATGAAATAGGTGAGCAACATGTTGAAGaactcaagcatttcattatggAGTATGATAATTCTACTCCAGATTTTGGAGACACTTTTTAG